A DNA window from Engraulis encrasicolus isolate BLACKSEA-1 chromosome 3, IST_EnEncr_1.0, whole genome shotgun sequence contains the following coding sequences:
- the LOC134446167 gene encoding rano class II histocompatibility antigen, A beta chain-like — translation MLVCSAYNFYPKMIKLTWYRDGQEVTGDVISSEELADGDWYYQIHSHLEFTPKAGEKISCEVHHTSLKEPLVVHWDSSMPEPERNKIAIGAAGLVLGFVVTAAGFIYKPQLRRSWDAM, via the exons ATGCTGGTGTGCAGCGCCTACAACTTCTACCCCAAGATGATCAAGCTGACCTGGTACAGAGATGGGCAGGAGGTGACTGGTGACGTGATATCCAGTGAGGAGCTGGCGGATGGGGACTGGTACTACCAGATCCACTCCCACCTGGAGTTCACCCCCAAAGCTGGAGAGAAGATCTCCTGTGAGGTGCACCACACCAGCCTCAAGGAGCCTCTTGTGGTCCACTGGG ACTCCTCCATGCCTGAGCCTGAGAGGAATAAGATTGCCATTGGGGCAGCAGGCCTGGTGCTGGGGTTCGTCGTCACTGCTGCTGGCttcatctacaaaccccaactccgcagaagttgggacgcaatgtaa